The following proteins are encoded in a genomic region of Pseudomonas sp. Os17:
- a CDS encoding energy transducer TonB family protein produces MTAQQPIELPPVQHKPRAVRLLKWGAGLLLGAVAAWLLWQWANDMAGVRREAPKVPTIIPLPPPPPPPPPPPEKPKEPEPVEEKVPEPEPTPTPEEVKPEEEAPPSPADDLANPMQIDGDAQAGNDGFNVGAGKGGGMAGAGGGGLGTGTYKQYLAATFQRVLREDPELRKKAYALQVDLWLGADGQVTRAELAGSSGNPETDQQVLAALRATPRLKERMPASLTLPVRLSLKGRRPE; encoded by the coding sequence ATGACCGCACAACAACCGATCGAGCTGCCGCCGGTGCAGCACAAGCCGCGCGCCGTGCGCCTGCTGAAGTGGGGCGCCGGGCTGCTGCTGGGGGCCGTGGCCGCCTGGCTGCTGTGGCAGTGGGCCAATGACATGGCCGGGGTGCGTCGGGAAGCGCCGAAGGTGCCGACCATCATCCCGCTGCCGCCACCGCCGCCACCCCCACCGCCGCCTCCGGAGAAGCCCAAGGAGCCGGAGCCGGTGGAGGAGAAGGTGCCGGAACCCGAACCCACGCCCACCCCCGAGGAGGTCAAGCCGGAGGAGGAAGCACCGCCCTCGCCGGCGGACGATCTGGCCAACCCGATGCAGATCGACGGCGACGCCCAGGCGGGCAACGACGGCTTCAACGTCGGTGCCGGCAAGGGCGGTGGCATGGCCGGCGCCGGTGGCGGCGGGCTGGGCACCGGCACCTACAAGCAGTACCTGGCGGCGACCTTTCAACGGGTGCTGCGCGAGGACCCGGAGCTGCGCAAGAAGGCCTATGCGCTGCAGGTGGACCTGTGGCTCGGCGCCGACGGCCAAGTGACCCGCGCCGAACTGGCCGGCTCCAGCGGCAACCCCGAGACCGACCAGCAGGTGCTGGCGGCGCTGCGGGCCACTCCGCGCCTGAAAGAACGTATGCCAGCGTCCCTGACCTTGCCGGTGCGCTTGTCCCTCAAGGGCCGGCGGCCGGAATGA
- a CDS encoding ExbD/TolR family protein: protein MASVNASHDDEDDAAVDSINITPLVDVLMVVLVMFILTATAQVSGIQIHLPKASASVSLSEAKTKAISVNDGGQVFLDAYPVTLGELEERLRIEKAQNPDFPIIVRGDATVQYQKVIEVLDLLRRLELSQVGLVTGKPSQG, encoded by the coding sequence ATGGCTTCCGTGAACGCCTCCCATGACGACGAAGACGACGCCGCCGTCGACAGCATCAACATCACGCCCCTGGTGGACGTGCTGATGGTGGTGCTGGTGATGTTCATCCTCACCGCCACCGCCCAGGTTTCGGGCATCCAGATCCACCTGCCCAAGGCCAGCGCCTCGGTGTCGCTGTCCGAGGCCAAGACCAAGGCCATTTCGGTGAACGACGGTGGCCAGGTGTTTCTCGACGCCTACCCGGTGACCCTGGGCGAGCTGGAAGAGCGCCTGCGCATCGAGAAGGCGCAGAACCCGGACTTCCCGATCATCGTCCGTGGCGATGCCACGGTGCAGTACCAGAAGGTCATCGAAGTCCTCGACCTGCTGCGCCGCCTGGAGTTGTCCCAGGTCGGCCTGGTCACCGGCAAACCGAGCCAGGGCTGA
- a CDS encoding DUF2341 domain-containing protein produces MQRLFLSLLICLGFVLPATAHAWWQDDWHYRKQISVDTTPQGAAINEALGRTALLVRLHTGNFTFDGVKEDGADLRFVAADDKTVLNHQIESFDPLMGMALIWVDVPKVEGGQRQDIWMYYGNQKAPSTANGQLTFDPSYTAIYHFDGSNGTPAKDTTAYGNTAQNATGAAIDGGIGRALQFSGQPLLLPASPSLQHNAGGAFTFSAWVRLDQASGEQLLLARREGAGSLLVGINQGMPFVEVDGQRAASTQPLNPGQWQHLALSGEGSRLALYVNGRETASLAQAIPTFNSVLAIGADLPPAAGAEASHFLPFTGALDELRLSKVARPAALILADASAQGAESKLVAYGVDEEQSGFGFGSLGFLLKAVPVDAWVIILVLVGMMIQSWVIMLRKNRMVGRVSAANALFREQFAKVGTRLEMFADDQVLASRLEHSSLWRLYLVAVKEIRTRREQGADTSSVSAATIEAIRCSMDGVRTRENQQLSSKLSTLSNAIAGGPYIGLLGTVLGIMVVFLGTAMAGDVNINAIAPGMAAALLATAMGLFVAIPALFGYNRLITRNKEVGADMRVFVDEFITRLAELHGESQHSENAHWRVSHSNASVPA; encoded by the coding sequence ATGCAACGCTTATTCCTGAGCCTGTTGATCTGCCTGGGCTTCGTGCTCCCGGCCACGGCCCATGCCTGGTGGCAGGACGACTGGCATTACCGCAAGCAGATCAGCGTGGACACCACGCCCCAGGGCGCGGCCATCAACGAGGCCCTGGGCCGCACCGCGCTGCTGGTGCGCCTGCACACCGGCAATTTCACCTTCGACGGGGTCAAGGAAGACGGCGCCGACCTGCGCTTTGTCGCCGCCGATGACAAGACCGTGCTCAACCACCAGATCGAAAGCTTCGACCCGCTGATGGGCATGGCGCTGATCTGGGTCGATGTGCCCAAGGTCGAAGGCGGCCAGCGCCAGGACATCTGGATGTACTACGGCAACCAGAAGGCGCCGAGCACCGCCAACGGCCAGTTGACCTTCGACCCCAGCTACACCGCCATCTACCACTTCGACGGCAGCAACGGCACTCCGGCCAAAGACACCACCGCCTACGGCAACACCGCGCAGAACGCCACCGGCGCGGCGATTGACGGGGGCATCGGCCGTGCCTTGCAGTTCAGCGGCCAGCCGCTGCTGCTGCCAGCCAGCCCGTCGCTGCAGCACAACGCCGGCGGCGCCTTCACCTTCAGCGCCTGGGTGCGCCTGGATCAGGCCAGCGGTGAGCAACTGCTGCTGGCCCGCCGCGAAGGCGCCGGCAGCCTGCTGGTCGGCATCAACCAGGGCATGCCCTTCGTTGAAGTGGACGGCCAGCGCGCCGCCTCCACCCAGCCGCTGAACCCGGGGCAGTGGCAGCACCTGGCCCTGAGCGGCGAGGGCAGCCGCCTGGCGCTGTACGTCAATGGCCGCGAAACCGCGAGCCTGGCCCAGGCCATTCCCACCTTCAATTCGGTGCTGGCGATCGGTGCCGACCTGCCGCCCGCCGCCGGCGCCGAGGCCAGCCACTTCCTGCCGTTCACCGGGGCCCTGGACGAGCTGCGCCTGTCCAAGGTGGCGCGTCCGGCGGCGCTGATCCTGGCCGATGCCAGCGCCCAGGGCGCGGAGTCGAAGCTGGTGGCTTATGGCGTCGATGAAGAACAGTCGGGTTTTGGTTTCGGCAGCCTGGGCTTCCTGCTCAAGGCGGTGCCGGTGGATGCCTGGGTGATCATCCTGGTGCTGGTGGGGATGATGATCCAGTCCTGGGTGATCATGCTGCGCAAGAACCGCATGGTCGGCCGGGTCAGCGCCGCCAATGCGCTGTTTCGTGAGCAGTTCGCCAAGGTCGGCACCCGCCTGGAGATGTTCGCCGACGATCAGGTCCTGGCCAGCCGCCTGGAGCACTCCTCGCTGTGGCGCCTGTACCTGGTGGCGGTGAAAGAGATCCGCACCCGCCGCGAGCAGGGCGCCGATACCTCCTCGGTGTCGGCGGCCACCATCGAGGCCATCCGCTGCTCCATGGACGGGGTGCGCACCCGGGAAAACCAGCAGCTGAGTTCCAAGCTCTCGACCCTGTCCAACGCCATTGCCGGCGGCCCCTACATCGGCCTGTTGGGCACGGTGCTGGGGATCATGGTGGTGTTCCTCGGCACCGCCATGGCCGGTGACGTCAACATCAACGCCATCGCCCCGGGCATGGCCGCGGCCTTGCTGGCCACCGCCATGGGCCTGTTCGTCGCGATCCCGGCGCTGTTTGGCTACAACCGCCTGATCACCCGCAACAAGGAAGTCGGCGCCGACATGCGGGTGTTCGTCGACGAGTTCATCACCCGGCTGGCGGAGCTGCATGGCGAGAGCCAGCACAGCGAGAACGCCCACTGGCGGGTCAGTCACAGCAACGCGTCGGTTCCGGCCTGA
- a CDS encoding ShlB/FhaC/HecB family hemolysin secretion/activation protein: MRVRAPIFSFLGGGVEHLGKSGRPGSGGRWWPLCGWLAVLALAPAVQAEEGEPVAVEATAARLVDVNEYFVRGNTVLDARAIEEAVYPFLGPQKALADIEGARDALQKVYQERGYQSVFVELPEQKVEDGIVYLQVSETKVGRVRVVGAKHYSPVEIRDQVPALQEGQVPDFATVQSQLAGLNRGAGRQVMPLVREGQRPGTMDVDLQVEDQNPWHASVGLNNDYSADTEKLRTVVNVGYDNLWQLGHSISLTYFTAPQDTDNAKVWSGSYTAPLSERWALQFSGYQSDSNIATIGGSNVLGKGHSYGVSAIYTLPAAGNWANSLSVGVDFKDFEEEMRFGRSSDQIPLKYAPVTFGYNGYRYSEKSQLGLGLNLIVGTRRFFGYGSDAEEFHYKRDEASASFSVLKGDLNFTYTFANDWQSASKTAFQLASGPLVSNEQYSAGGATSVRGYLAAERTGDEGYLFSQELRTPSLAKFLGSYVQEWRFYAFAEGAHLSLHEPLPEQEDQYSLASVGLGTRASLSKWLSGSLDWGYPLKDGPNTQKYDPRLHFSVQATF, from the coding sequence ATGCGCGTGCGCGCGCCAATTTTCAGTTTTTTAGGGGGCGGTGTGGAGCATCTGGGCAAATCAGGGCGACCCGGCAGTGGCGGGCGCTGGTGGCCGTTGTGTGGCTGGTTGGCGGTGCTGGCGCTGGCGCCAGCGGTGCAGGCCGAGGAGGGTGAGCCGGTTGCGGTTGAAGCCACGGCGGCGCGGTTGGTGGACGTCAATGAGTACTTCGTGCGCGGCAATACCGTGCTCGATGCGCGGGCCATCGAGGAGGCGGTGTATCCGTTCCTCGGGCCGCAAAAAGCCCTGGCCGACATCGAAGGCGCCCGGGATGCGCTGCAGAAGGTCTATCAGGAGCGCGGATATCAGTCGGTGTTCGTCGAGCTGCCGGAGCAGAAGGTCGAGGACGGCATCGTTTATCTGCAGGTCAGTGAAACCAAGGTCGGCCGGGTGCGGGTGGTGGGGGCCAAGCATTACTCGCCGGTGGAGATCCGCGATCAGGTGCCGGCGTTGCAAGAAGGCCAGGTGCCGGATTTTGCCACGGTGCAAAGCCAGTTGGCCGGGCTCAATCGCGGTGCCGGGCGCCAGGTCATGCCGCTGGTGCGTGAAGGCCAGCGCCCGGGGACCATGGACGTCGACCTGCAAGTGGAAGACCAGAACCCCTGGCACGCCAGCGTCGGCCTGAACAACGACTACAGCGCCGACACCGAGAAGCTGCGCACGGTGGTCAATGTCGGCTACGACAACCTCTGGCAGCTGGGCCACAGCATTTCCCTGACCTATTTCACCGCGCCCCAGGACACCGACAACGCCAAGGTCTGGTCCGGGTCCTACACCGCGCCCCTGAGCGAGCGCTGGGCCCTGCAGTTCTCCGGTTACCAGTCCGACAGCAACATCGCCACCATCGGCGGCAGCAACGTGCTGGGCAAGGGCCATTCCTACGGGGTGTCGGCGATCTACACCTTGCCCGCGGCCGGCAACTGGGCCAACTCGCTGTCGGTGGGGGTGGACTTCAAGGACTTCGAGGAAGAGATGCGCTTTGGCCGCAGCAGCGACCAGATTCCGCTCAAGTACGCCCCCGTGACCTTTGGCTACAACGGCTACCGCTACAGCGAAAAATCCCAGCTGGGCCTGGGCCTGAACCTGATCGTCGGCACCCGGCGCTTCTTCGGCTACGGCAGCGACGCCGAGGAGTTCCACTACAAGCGCGACGAGGCCAGTGCCAGTTTCTCGGTGCTCAAGGGCGACCTGAATTTCACCTACACCTTCGCCAACGACTGGCAGTCGGCGTCCAAGACCGCCTTCCAGCTGGCCTCCGGGCCCCTGGTGTCCAACGAGCAGTATTCCGCCGGTGGCGCCACCTCGGTGCGCGGCTACCTGGCCGCCGAGCGCACCGGGGATGAGGGCTACCTGTTTTCCCAGGAGCTGCGCACGCCGTCCCTGGCCAAGTTCCTCGGCAGTTATGTGCAGGAGTGGCGCTTCTACGCCTTTGCCGAAGGCGCGCACCTGTCCCTGCACGAGCCGCTGCCGGAGCAGGAAGACCAGTACAGCCTGGCCAGCGTTGGCCTCGGCACCCGCGCCAGTTTGAGCAAGTGGCTGTCCGGCAGCCTTGACTGGGGCTACCCGCTCAAAGACGGCCCCAACACCCAGAAATACGACCCGCGCCTGCACTTCAGCGTGCAAGCGACGTTCTGA
- a CDS encoding transposase encodes MERYSKVGMQELDQRLSKIVEAARKKPVSVYRYGAPWVWIVSQDDWQGALKEVASYIPPGHSLVLLRPQIDELLDQHRDLLQGLNAEPGMLIAPRTVMHILLLQLLYSVPSEQQLYEQLSYNLLFRWFVGLDLNQKVWAFSVLSRDIATLLNNPRAVQLIQKIIGEVFCGALLQMPEFSLNFALLHTWLARHENTSISSN; translated from the coding sequence ATGGAACGCTACTCGAAAGTGGGCATGCAGGAGCTGGATCAACGGCTGTCGAAGATTGTCGAGGCGGCGCGCAAGAAGCCGGTGTCGGTCTATCGCTACGGGGCGCCGTGGGTCTGGATCGTGTCCCAGGATGATTGGCAGGGCGCCTTGAAGGAGGTGGCCAGCTATATCCCGCCGGGGCATTCGCTGGTGCTGCTGCGTCCGCAGATCGATGAGTTGCTGGATCAGCACCGCGATCTGCTCCAGGGCCTCAATGCCGAGCCCGGCATGCTGATCGCGCCGCGTACGGTGATGCACATTCTGTTGCTGCAGTTGCTGTATTCGGTGCCCAGCGAGCAGCAACTCTATGAACAGCTCAGTTACAACCTGCTGTTTCGCTGGTTCGTCGGTTTGGATCTGAACCAGAAGGTCTGGGCCTTCAGTGTCCTGAGTCGCGACATCGCCACGCTGTTGAACAACCCGCGGGCGGTGCAGTTGATCCAGAAAATCATCGGTGAAGTGTTTTGCGGCGCTCTGCTGCAAATGCCCGAGTTCTCGCTGAATTTTGCGCTGTTGCACACCTGGCTGGCGCGCCACGAAAACACCTCGATCAGCAGCAATTGA
- a CDS encoding AAA family ATPase has product MDVDHGTFTGVNDMSSARHDYQQFLAWLHVPERGATEDTRRFANLVDQNFDTVAANSRALSRRSVVLAAKARESLLKTDFTPPAVAGAVTVGQWAWSALDRLTVGPFRGFRVAETFIFPQRITMFYGPNGSGKTSLCEALELALLGAVDEASAKRIPPQRYFANLHENRYEAPVLAARGADGQVSTVQADSEAYRFCFVEKNRIDNFSRIAAKSAGEKKDLIAALFGMEQFHDFVTNFNESMDQQLDLVAIKQQELETQRAALQRDQATINGELQAVQAIAQEEAAYAGAYAAGLSYQQLLELIGNDAAPGRLHYLNAQLDGPTPGVYGVSNNALAMAYQAADREHERLEDVDKRLTAKTGETSFQNLYNAVLGLQALSPDNCPACGTPINGDYHVVRDPYMQARNGLAQLQELANLQAEKNTVRGEWERTSRGLEGLLTAFGQRVSAHPDHVDDRLRYLASPGADHSTAWWKASYVKQGDTPSMAQRIVDLAAECERIDAQTNQALADRAALAHERTRLVQAAQAVAGFQTRRAEVARLVGIARQTIANFDQANAALIDAVQQEAAHLALGLRIKAAYDEFLRLLRQFRSELPGALIAGLNTVALEIYNEFNRRDHEGDKLAALYLPTNEDERIGLAFRAAPETRVDALHVLSEGHVRCLGVAILLAKALHIQAPTIIFDDAINAIDTEHREGIREAIFQSYRFAATQIIVTCHSSEFIKDLQNHVEKGQWTAYYFMPHIGDHRPQVKGNEITFNYLEQARAALDIGDWRNALGASRQALEMLTDKIWKWLGKNDLGVITLPLAGRGADPNLRNLCEALKKRLEDARTFVHQDKPVLVQGLGDVIGVPVQSNVWTYLNKGVHEEADRDDYDPNLVRTIVETLERMNQLRLGSMPVAIAGAAQAAVTQAVADAVNPR; this is encoded by the coding sequence TTGGATGTTGACCACGGTACGTTTACAGGAGTAAACGATATGAGTTCGGCTCGGCATGACTACCAGCAATTCCTAGCTTGGCTTCATGTTCCAGAACGCGGTGCTACCGAAGACACTCGACGGTTTGCAAATCTGGTCGACCAAAATTTCGACACTGTAGCCGCGAACTCGCGCGCTCTGAGCCGCCGATCGGTGGTATTGGCTGCTAAGGCTAGAGAGTCTCTGCTCAAGACAGATTTCACGCCTCCCGCAGTTGCTGGGGCGGTTACTGTTGGCCAGTGGGCGTGGAGCGCATTGGATCGTCTAACCGTCGGCCCTTTTCGTGGCTTCCGAGTGGCTGAGACGTTCATTTTTCCTCAACGAATTACCATGTTCTACGGCCCCAATGGCAGCGGCAAAACGAGCCTCTGCGAAGCGTTAGAGCTGGCGCTGTTGGGGGCCGTAGATGAGGCGTCGGCTAAGCGAATCCCTCCTCAGCGCTATTTCGCGAACCTTCACGAAAATAGGTATGAAGCTCCCGTCCTCGCTGCGCGAGGCGCGGACGGTCAGGTGTCGACAGTGCAAGCGGACTCAGAAGCCTATCGATTCTGCTTCGTTGAGAAAAACCGCATAGATAACTTTTCGCGAATTGCTGCTAAGAGCGCAGGCGAAAAGAAGGATCTGATAGCGGCCCTGTTTGGTATGGAGCAGTTCCATGACTTCGTCACTAACTTCAACGAGTCGATGGACCAGCAGCTCGACCTAGTTGCGATCAAACAGCAAGAGTTGGAAACACAGCGTGCAGCGCTGCAGCGCGATCAAGCGACAATAAATGGCGAGCTCCAAGCAGTTCAGGCAATCGCGCAAGAGGAAGCTGCCTATGCCGGAGCTTATGCTGCCGGCCTTTCGTACCAGCAGCTTCTTGAACTCATCGGCAACGATGCAGCTCCAGGTCGTCTGCATTACCTCAATGCGCAACTGGATGGGCCAACACCAGGTGTTTATGGCGTCAGCAACAACGCGTTAGCTATGGCATATCAGGCTGCTGATCGTGAGCATGAGCGGCTTGAGGATGTGGACAAAAGGCTCACTGCAAAGACTGGTGAGACCTCCTTCCAAAATCTGTACAACGCGGTTCTTGGCCTACAAGCCTTGTCGCCCGATAACTGCCCCGCTTGTGGGACGCCAATCAATGGTGACTATCACGTTGTACGTGACCCATACATGCAGGCACGTAACGGTCTGGCTCAGCTTCAAGAGCTCGCCAACTTGCAGGCTGAAAAAAACACAGTGCGAGGCGAATGGGAACGTACTTCCCGAGGTTTGGAGGGGCTTTTAACTGCCTTCGGTCAGCGAGTTAGTGCCCACCCTGATCATGTAGATGACAGGTTGCGATATCTCGCGTCACCTGGTGCTGACCACAGTACTGCCTGGTGGAAAGCGAGCTATGTAAAACAAGGCGATACGCCTTCGATGGCGCAACGAATCGTCGACTTAGCAGCCGAGTGCGAAAGGATTGATGCTCAGACAAACCAGGCACTGGCAGATCGCGCGGCACTGGCACATGAGCGCACTCGACTCGTTCAGGCAGCGCAAGCTGTAGCTGGTTTTCAAACACGCCGCGCTGAGGTGGCCCGACTAGTTGGCATAGCTAGACAGACAATTGCCAACTTTGACCAAGCAAACGCAGCGCTCATCGATGCAGTGCAGCAAGAGGCAGCGCATCTAGCACTCGGTCTACGCATTAAAGCGGCCTACGACGAATTCTTGAGGCTACTCAGGCAGTTCAGATCAGAGCTTCCCGGTGCGCTCATAGCGGGGCTTAACACTGTCGCTCTGGAGATCTACAACGAATTCAATAGACGCGATCATGAGGGCGACAAACTAGCGGCACTTTATCTGCCGACCAACGAAGACGAGCGCATCGGACTGGCGTTTCGCGCAGCTCCAGAGACCAGGGTAGATGCGTTGCACGTCCTCAGCGAGGGGCATGTTCGTTGCCTGGGTGTGGCAATCCTTCTTGCAAAGGCACTGCATATTCAGGCGCCGACGATCATCTTTGATGATGCGATCAACGCGATTGACACCGAGCACCGTGAAGGCATCAGAGAGGCGATTTTCCAGAGCTATCGCTTCGCAGCAACTCAAATTATCGTCACGTGCCACAGCAGCGAATTCATCAAGGATCTGCAGAATCATGTCGAGAAAGGCCAATGGACGGCCTACTACTTCATGCCTCACATCGGGGATCACCGACCGCAGGTAAAAGGTAACGAGATCACCTTCAACTACCTGGAGCAGGCCCGTGCCGCCTTGGACATTGGTGATTGGCGCAATGCGTTGGGTGCTTCTAGGCAGGCCCTGGAGATGCTCACGGACAAGATTTGGAAGTGGCTAGGCAAGAACGATCTCGGTGTAATAACCCTGCCGTTAGCTGGCCGAGGGGCGGATCCAAATCTGAGAAATCTCTGCGAGGCTTTGAAAAAACGGCTCGAAGACGCCAGAACATTTGTGCATCAGGACAAGCCAGTCCTCGTTCAAGGGCTTGGTGACGTCATAGGTGTTCCGGTTCAATCGAACGTATGGACGTATTTAAACAAAGGAGTCCACGAGGAGGCTGACAGAGATGACTACGATCCGAACCTCGTCCGCACCATTGTGGAGACCCTTGAAAGGATGAATCAGCTTCGGCTTGGCTCAATGCCTGTTGCTATCGCTGGAGCCGCCCAGGCGGCAGTTACGCAAGCGGTCGCTGACGCGGTCAATCCGCGATAA
- a CDS encoding DUF3800 domain-containing protein — protein sequence MECFRVDESGYTGFDLLNLEQRFQGAAAIAIDDDQAGRLIQEHFPKLQAEELKYRALSRRSANHPRLLALMRDVLTHHKCVTYVCDKRFLLLLMFLDYAVEPYYYERGCDFYKDGQNYALGSLLYVAGPTLLGEAAFEQLLFFFQRAVKEKSPAALADLVAAARATRWQELPEALGPLAKYAAPECLQAIATSGVTTDAAFVVLQSLISRMEVITDGPYLVEHDRSKNLLTYHDLLLRFINHKDEVTFRQSEIASLTFPLKLQSVTQVDSRSSPAVQLADVMIGAAIEATNTLTGQRAGGLNPHDVMSLYADHQIIHMLPSTDFEGQKRFRQGTQANEVIDYFGKKLSKP from the coding sequence ATGGAATGCTTCAGAGTCGACGAAAGCGGCTATACCGGATTTGACCTGCTAAATCTTGAGCAGAGGTTTCAAGGGGCCGCGGCCATTGCCATTGATGACGATCAGGCCGGACGCTTGATCCAAGAGCACTTTCCTAAGTTACAAGCGGAAGAGCTCAAGTACCGGGCTCTGTCACGCCGGTCAGCCAATCACCCACGGCTTCTGGCGTTAATGCGCGATGTCCTGACCCATCACAAGTGTGTTACGTACGTTTGTGACAAGCGATTTCTGCTGCTACTGATGTTTCTAGATTACGCGGTTGAGCCGTACTACTACGAGCGCGGATGCGACTTTTATAAGGATGGTCAGAACTATGCGCTCGGGTCGCTGCTTTATGTGGCGGGCCCCACTCTTCTAGGAGAGGCAGCCTTTGAGCAGTTGCTCTTTTTTTTCCAACGCGCCGTAAAGGAAAAAAGCCCAGCAGCACTAGCTGACCTCGTAGCAGCTGCTCGCGCCACGCGCTGGCAGGAACTACCGGAGGCGTTGGGGCCTTTGGCGAAGTATGCCGCGCCGGAATGCCTTCAAGCGATCGCCACATCAGGTGTCACCACTGACGCCGCTTTTGTGGTGTTGCAATCGCTGATAAGCCGGATGGAAGTCATAACTGATGGTCCCTACTTGGTTGAACATGATCGGTCCAAGAACCTGCTCACTTACCATGACTTGCTGCTGCGCTTTATTAATCACAAGGACGAGGTCACATTTCGCCAATCGGAGATCGCGAGCCTCACCTTTCCACTCAAGCTCCAGTCAGTGACGCAAGTCGACTCAAGGAGCAGTCCTGCAGTACAGCTGGCGGACGTAATGATTGGTGCTGCCATTGAGGCGACTAACACACTTACGGGACAACGCGCCGGAGGGTTGAATCCTCATGATGTTATGTCCCTCTACGCGGATCATCAGATAATCCACATGCTGCCTTCGACTGACTTCGAAGGGCAGAAACGTTTCCGCCAGGGTACGCAGGCCAATGAGGTCATAGATTATTTTGGCAAAAAACTCAGTAAGCCCTAA
- a CDS encoding tetratricopeptide repeat protein codes for MMNNDGELSPDLYEEIKQLSAAGDLLAESGCFEEAIGQYNKAWLLIPEPKNDWEAATWILAAIADACFLSGFKTSAREALQYAMTCPGGIGNPFLHLRLGQVLLDEGQEDYAADELMRAYMGAGADIFAAEEEHYLVFLKTRANL; via the coding sequence ATGATGAACAATGACGGGGAATTAAGTCCGGACCTTTACGAAGAAATCAAACAGCTCAGTGCCGCTGGCGACCTGCTGGCTGAGTCGGGTTGTTTTGAAGAGGCTATTGGCCAATACAACAAAGCTTGGTTGTTGATCCCTGAGCCCAAAAACGACTGGGAGGCTGCAACTTGGATTCTGGCTGCTATCGCGGATGCTTGCTTTCTATCAGGATTCAAGACCTCAGCCCGTGAAGCTTTGCAGTATGCAATGACCTGCCCAGGAGGTATTGGTAATCCTTTTTTGCATCTGCGACTCGGGCAGGTCCTGCTTGATGAGGGTCAAGAAGACTACGCAGCAGATGAGCTGATGCGTGCATACATGGGGGCGGGGGCGGATATTTTTGCTGCTGAAGAGGAACACTATCTGGTCTTTCTCAAGACGCGGGCCAATCTCTGA
- a CDS encoding DUF6896 domain-containing protein produces MNPRLALLVCDYQASVRCAVELMQQCAIPLPASNSDWAGLDIPEQGQLTGGVRYFKHGYGCAVHLPTATVSFDFGEQGEIDGVTLCRLAGFAENRLAQYGFTDEDELKQCFEQEVAAGSLVYSGYILYYLATANPQAGRLEDSPTPSAPEQPESPS; encoded by the coding sequence ATGAACCCACGCCTCGCCCTGCTTGTGTGCGACTACCAGGCCAGCGTCCGCTGCGCCGTCGAGTTGATGCAGCAATGCGCCATCCCCCTCCCCGCCAGCAACAGCGACTGGGCGGGGCTCGACATTCCGGAGCAAGGGCAGCTGACTGGCGGCGTTCGTTACTTCAAGCACGGCTATGGCTGCGCCGTTCACCTGCCAACGGCAACGGTGAGCTTCGACTTTGGCGAGCAGGGCGAGATCGACGGCGTCACCCTGTGCAGGCTCGCCGGCTTTGCCGAGAACCGGCTCGCGCAGTACGGTTTTACCGATGAGGATGAGCTCAAGCAGTGCTTCGAGCAGGAAGTGGCAGCCGGCTCGCTGGTGTATTCGGGCTATATCCTTTACTACCTCGCAACCGCCAACCCCCAAGCGGGCAGGCTCGAAGATAGCCCCACCCCTTCAGCACCCGAGCAACCCGAGAGCCCATCATGA